In the genome of Quercus robur chromosome 3, dhQueRobu3.1, whole genome shotgun sequence, one region contains:
- the LOC126717193 gene encoding autophagy-related protein 18h produces the protein MKSQANKGNKSNNNNNNNNNSYNLNHQNNHHHHHHHSNGFIPNSLKFISSCIKTASSGVRSASASVAASISGDNNHFHKDQVLWAGFDRLELGPSAFKHVLLLGYSNGFQVLDVEDASNVSELVSRRDDPVTFLQMQPLPAKAEGHEGFRASHPLLLVVADESKSSDLMQSARDGLVRDGFTEPQIGSSVISPTAVRFYSLRSHNYVHVLRFRSTVYMVRCSPQIVAVGLATQIYCFDALTLENKFSVLTYPVPELGGQGVVGVNIGYGPMAVGPRWLAYASNNPLLSNTGRLSPQSLTPPGVSPSTSPGSGSLVARYAMESSKHLAAGLINLGDMGYKTLSKYCQELIPDGSNSPVSSNSSWKVARVASHSPDTDNAGMVVVKDFVSRAVVSQFRAHTSPISALCFDPSGTLLVTASIHGNNINIFRIMPSSSRNGSLTQPYDWGSSYVHLYKLHRGMTSAVIQDICFSNYSQWVAIVSSRGTCHIFALSPFGGETVLQMQNSDADGPALLPAVSRPWWFTPSLMINQQSLSPPPPPPVTLSVVSRIKNSNSGWLNQVSNAASSAAGKVSIPSGAVGAVFHNSVPHDLLPAHLKVNSLEHLLVYTPSGHTIQYKLLPTMGGDSSEAASRTVPGSSVQMQDDELRVKVEPVQWWDVCRRSSWPEREECISGITLGRNETAETVMDVSDCEDNDIGNKEFIKPHERSHLYLSNAEVQISSGRIPIWQKSKISFSTMSPLGANEQNFTENITAGEIEIEKVPVHEVEIRQRDLLPVFDHFLRIQSDWGDRGLVGGVCSSSSSDSHGAKEQFSEDAVICHSKLVSPCAAENSDDRLSQELYPSIVQSGNENKVEKGGRSVLSSPLLNNNCINKNSNSISAKKPTAGASLVQDGNFTDSLSTLTSDSLSADRTIAKGVQSSNSGGISENSNISSNRSDMSMNVLDEGLVHNSLDFEQFFQEGYCKAPPHDITEVVTDVDSSSNPCDREKSEEDGDNDDMLGVFAFSEEG, from the exons ATGAAGAGCCAGGCCAACAAAGGAAACAagagcaacaacaacaacaacaacaataacaatagcTATAATCTTAACCACCAAAataaccaccaccaccaccaccaccacagtaACGGTTTTATACCTAATTCTTTGAAATTTATATCCTCCTGTATCAAAACCGCCTCCTCCGGTGTACGTTCCGCCAGCGCCTCCGTCGCCGCTTCTATCTCCGGCGACAATAATCACTTCCATAAAGACCAG GTATTATGGGCTGGCTTTGACAGATTAGAGCTTGGTCCCTCTGCCTTTAAGCATGTTCTCTTACTTGGTTACTCCAATGGCTTCCAAGTCCTTGATGTTGAAGATGCATCTAACGTCAGTGAACTTGTTTCGAGGCGCGATGATCCTGTTACATTTTTACAGATGCAGCCCCTCCCTGCAAAAGCCGAGGGTCATGAAGGATTCAGAGCATCCCATCCTTTACTCTTGGTTGTTGCAGATGAATCAAAGAGCTCAGACCTGATGCAAAGTGCAAGAGATGGGTTGGTCAGAGATGGTTTTACGGAGCCTCAAATAGGAAGCAGTGTCATCTCTCCTACAGCTGTTCGATTTTACTCACTAAGGTCTCACAATTATGTTCATGTTCTGAGATTTCGGTCAACTGTGTATATGGTTAGATGCAGTCCTCAGATAGTGGCTGTGGGTCTTGCAACACAA ATATACTGCTTTGATGCTCTGACTCTTGAGAATAAGTTCAGTGTTCTCACTTATCCTGTCCCTGAATTGGGAGGCCAAGGAGTGGTTGGGGTCAATATTGGCTATGGACCCATGGCAGTAGGCCCCAGGTGGTTAGCTTATGCTTCCAACAACCCATTGTTGTCAAACACAGGCCGCCTGAGTCCACAAAGTCTTACTCCTCCAGGTGTCAGTCCATCAACTTCACCTGGCAGTGGAAGTCTTGTTGCTCGATATGCCATGGAGTCTAGTAAGCATTTAGCTGCTGGGTTAATAAATCTGGGTGACATGGGTTATAAAACCTTGTCAAAATATTGTCAAGAGCTTATACCTGATGGTTCTAATTCTCCTGTGTCATCAAACTCAAGTTGGAAAGTTGCTCGGGTTGCATCACACTCTCCAGACACAGATAATGCTGGAATG GTTGTTGTCAAAGATTTTGTTTCCAGAGCTGTTGTCTCACAATTTAGGGCCCATACTAGTCCAATTTCTGCTTTGTGTTTTGACCCAAGTGGAACACTTCTAGTTACTGCCTCAATACATGGGAACAATATAAACATTTTCCGGATTATGCCATCCAGCTCACGAAATGGATCATTAACTCAACCTTATGATTGGGGCTCTTCTTATGTGCACCTTTACAAGCTCCACCGTGGCATGACATCAGCT GTAATACAAGACATTTGTTTTAGTAACTACAGTCAGTGGGTTGCCATTGTTTCATCCAGGGGAACTTGCCATATTTTTGCTCTTTCCCCTTTTGGTGGTGAGACGGTTCTCCAAATGCAGAACTCTGATGCTGATGGTCCTGCCCTTTTGCCGGCTGTATCTCGACCATGGTGGTTCACTCCATCTTTAATGATAAACCAACAATCTCTTTCTCCCCCGCCCCCACCACCAGTAACCCTCTCTGTGGTCAGCAGAATTAAAAATAGTAACTCTGGGTGGCTCAACCAAGTTAGTAATGCTGCCTCTTCTGCAGCAGGAAAGGTTTCCATTCCATCTGGTGCTGTTGGTGCTGTTTTTCATAACTCTGTCCCTCATGATCTGCTACCTGCTCACTTAAAAGTCAATTCTTTGGAGCACCTATTGGTTTACACTCCTTCTGGTCATACAATTCAATATAAACTACTCCCAACAATGGGAGGAGATTCAAGTGAAGCTGCTTCCAGAACTGTGCCAGGTTCTTCTGTGCAAATGCAAGACGATGAGTTGCGAGTAAAAGTTGAACCGGTTCAATGGTGGGATGTTTGCCGAAGAAGTTCTTGGCCTGAGAGAGAGGAATGCATTTCTGGGATTACTCTTGGCAGAAACGAAACTGCGGAGACAGTCATGGATGTTTCTGATTGTGAGGATAATGATATTGGAAATAAGGAGTTCATAAAGCCTCATGAACGATCTCATTTATATCTCTCCAATGCAGAGGTGCAGATTAGCTCTGGTAGGATACCAATCTGGCAAAAATCTAAG ATATCTTTCTCCACGATGAGTCCTCTGGGAGCTAATGAGCAGAATTTCACTGAAAATATTACTGCTGGAGAGATTGAAATAGAGAAGGTTCCTGTTCATGAGGTTGAGATTAGGCAGAGGGATTTATTGCCTGTTTTTGACCATTTCCTCAGAATTCAGTCTGATTGGGGTGACAG GGGCCTTGTTGGCGGAGTATGCTCGAGTTCATCTTCTGATTCTCATGGAGCTAAAGAACAGTTCTCAGAAGATGCCGTTATTTGCCACTCTAAGTTGGTATCACCTTGTGCAGCTGAAAACTCAGATGATA GATTATCCCAGGAATTGTATCCATCCATTGTCCAATCTGGGAATGAAAATAAGGTGGAGAAAGGAGGGAGATCAGTTTTGTCATCACCTCTGCTGAATAATAACtgtattaataaaaatagtaattcAATTTCTGCCAAAAAACCTACAGCCGGTGCTTCTCTTGTTCAGGATGGTAATTTCACTGATAGTCTTTCCACTTTAACAAGTGATTCACTCTCTGCTGATAGAACTATTGCAAAAGGAGTTCAGTCATCAAACAGTGGAGGGATcagtgaaaattcaaatataagttcCAACCGTTCTGATATGAGTATGAATGTTCTTGATGAGGGACTAGTACATAATTCTCTAGACTTTGAGCAATTTTTTCAAGAGGGGTATTGTAAAGCACCACCTCATGATATAACTGAAGTTGTTACTGATGTGGACAGCAGTAGTAATCCCTGTGATAGGGAGAAATCTGAGGAAGATGGTGACAATGATGACATGCTTGGTGTATTTGCCTTCTCAGAGGAAG GTTGA